Proteins from one Roseimicrobium gellanilyticum genomic window:
- a CDS encoding ABC transporter permease, whose translation MSGTSRSRTGEVLLTLPSFGWMLVCFFIPALIVLYLSFKPADSMGGVGEGWTLAHWSALVEEQYRPILWRTLWLSTATSCICVLLAVPCSLVLARLQGAWRHVLLLLVVIPFWTNFLIRIFAWKSLLHPEGFLSSTLRSAGLLSEDAQLLYNSGSVLLVMVYTQLPFAILPLYAAAEKFDFSLLEAARDLGASARRAIWSVFVPGVSRGIATAFLSTFVCTLGMYVVPDIVGGTDTEMLGNRIAQRVRTDRNLPLAAALSGAMLGMVALMFLAQALVKRLLTAPEGGSPYVLSVSSSGAAGNEK comes from the coding sequence ATGAGCGGCACCTCACGCAGCAGGACGGGAGAGGTTCTCCTCACGCTGCCTTCATTCGGCTGGATGCTGGTGTGCTTCTTCATCCCGGCGCTCATCGTGCTGTATCTCTCCTTCAAGCCCGCTGATTCGATGGGTGGGGTAGGGGAAGGCTGGACGCTTGCTCACTGGAGTGCGTTGGTGGAGGAGCAGTACCGGCCCATCCTGTGGCGCACGCTGTGGCTCAGCACGGCGACGTCCTGCATCTGTGTGCTGCTTGCGGTACCATGCTCACTGGTGCTGGCGCGTCTGCAGGGGGCATGGCGGCATGTGCTTTTGCTGCTGGTGGTGATTCCTTTCTGGACGAACTTCCTCATCCGCATCTTTGCGTGGAAGTCGCTGCTGCATCCGGAGGGCTTCCTCAGCAGCACGCTGCGCTCCGCGGGTCTCTTGAGTGAAGATGCACAGCTCCTGTACAACAGCGGATCGGTGCTGCTGGTGATGGTGTACACCCAGCTTCCCTTTGCCATCCTTCCGCTCTATGCCGCCGCGGAGAAGTTTGATTTCAGCCTGCTGGAGGCAGCGCGAGATTTGGGTGCGAGTGCCAGGCGAGCCATCTGGTCAGTGTTTGTTCCGGGCGTGAGTCGCGGCATCGCCACGGCGTTTCTCTCGACCTTCGTCTGCACGTTGGGGATGTATGTGGTGCCGGATATCGTGGGTGGCACGGATACAGAGATGCTGGGCAATCGCATTGCCCAGCGTGTGCGTACGGATAGGAACTTGCCTCTAGCTGCCGCGCTGTCTGGAGCGATGCTCGGTATGGTGGCGCTCATGTTCCTTGCACAAGCGTTGGTGAAAAGACTGCTCACCGCTCCAGAAGGTGGTAGCCCGTACGTGCTATCTGTCAGCAGCAGCGGAGCTGCAGGAAATGAAAAATGA
- a CDS encoding ABC transporter permease, with translation MKRSIIPGAVLAFVLAFFYAPMVVLVVNSFNASRFGGEWKGFTWSWYEKLMEGRDAREIWGALTTSLQIAVLAAVGAMVLGTLAALALHWFRGKLQRAHGVLLTVPLVMPDILMGISLLLFFVALGVETGFFTIWVAHVTFCTSYVTMVVLARLQDFDHTLLDAARDLGAGRWQVARRVLVPLLFPGILAGGLLAFTLSIDDYVITFFVQGAGTTTLPLRIYSMMKISRNMPVINALSTLLLAVTFVAVGFSFWLARRNSSSAR, from the coding sequence ATGAAACGCAGCATCATCCCCGGAGCAGTGCTGGCGTTCGTGTTGGCCTTCTTCTACGCGCCCATGGTGGTGCTGGTGGTGAATTCCTTCAATGCCTCCCGCTTTGGCGGAGAGTGGAAGGGGTTCACCTGGTCTTGGTATGAGAAGCTGATGGAGGGTCGCGATGCTCGCGAAATCTGGGGAGCGCTCACGACGTCGCTCCAGATTGCGGTGCTGGCTGCGGTGGGAGCGATGGTACTGGGCACGCTGGCGGCGCTGGCGTTGCATTGGTTTCGAGGAAAGTTGCAACGCGCGCATGGGGTGCTGCTCACGGTGCCGCTGGTGATGCCGGACATCCTCATGGGCATTTCGCTGCTGCTCTTCTTTGTCGCTCTGGGCGTGGAGACGGGCTTCTTCACCATCTGGGTGGCGCATGTCACGTTCTGCACTAGCTATGTCACCATGGTGGTGCTGGCGCGGTTGCAGGACTTTGACCACACCTTGCTGGATGCGGCACGGGACCTCGGCGCAGGTCGCTGGCAGGTGGCGCGCCGGGTGCTGGTGCCGTTGCTTTTTCCCGGCATCCTCGCGGGAGGGCTGCTGGCATTCACACTTTCCATTGACGATTACGTCATCACGTTTTTTGTGCAGGGTGCTGGAACTACAACTCTGCCGCTGCGCATTTACAGTATGATGAAAATCAGCCGGAATATGCCCGTCATCAATGCCCTCTCCACGCTGCTGCTGGCGGTCACGTTTGTCGCGGTGGGCTTCAGCTTCTGGCTGGCGCGGAGGAATTCCAGCTCTGCTCGCTGA
- a CDS encoding ABC transporter substrate-binding protein, whose amino-acid sequence MSRLRFLLAAAVTLCGTAVSTFAAETLHIYNWADYVSPDLVTRFEKENDCKVVIDTFDSNETMFAKIKAGGAGYDLIFPTSYMVKAMEQEGMLASIDKSQVPNLKNVDPEALTKVYDTKMAHSVPYTMGYAVIAYRKDKLKDVEPSWAVFARTDLKKRATLFDDMRETIGAALKQLGYSLNTRDEKQLAEARDLVIKWKKNIAKFDNEGYKAGLDSGEFILVQGYSGDLFQVAQENEKVAIAIPKEGVSIGCDQMVIPKNAPQPQLAHKFINFLLDAEVSAENMEWMGYLCPNKEGLKKVSEDFLKNPAVSIPDAIKAKSEVIEELGADLAKYTKVWDEIKAAK is encoded by the coding sequence ATGTCCCGCCTTCGATTCCTGCTCGCAGCCGCTGTCACGCTTTGTGGCACCGCCGTTTCCACCTTCGCCGCGGAGACGCTGCATATCTACAACTGGGCAGACTATGTGAGCCCGGACTTGGTGACGCGCTTCGAGAAGGAGAATGACTGCAAGGTGGTCATCGACACCTTTGATTCAAATGAGACCATGTTTGCCAAGATCAAGGCGGGCGGCGCGGGGTATGACCTCATCTTCCCGACCAGCTATATGGTGAAGGCGATGGAGCAGGAGGGCATGCTGGCCAGCATCGACAAGTCACAGGTACCGAACCTCAAGAACGTGGACCCGGAGGCGCTCACGAAGGTGTATGACACCAAGATGGCGCACAGCGTTCCGTACACCATGGGCTATGCCGTCATCGCGTATCGCAAAGACAAGCTGAAGGATGTGGAGCCTTCATGGGCGGTCTTCGCCCGCACGGACCTGAAGAAGCGTGCGACGCTCTTCGATGACATGCGCGAGACCATTGGCGCTGCACTCAAGCAGCTTGGTTACAGCCTGAACACGCGTGATGAGAAGCAACTCGCCGAGGCACGTGACCTGGTCATCAAGTGGAAGAAGAACATCGCCAAGTTTGACAACGAAGGCTACAAGGCGGGACTGGACAGCGGGGAATTCATTCTCGTGCAGGGCTATAGCGGCGACCTCTTCCAGGTGGCGCAGGAGAATGAGAAGGTGGCCATCGCGATTCCGAAGGAAGGCGTGAGCATCGGCTGCGACCAGATGGTGATTCCCAAGAACGCGCCCCAGCCGCAGCTGGCGCACAAGTTCATCAACTTCCTGCTCGATGCGGAAGTCTCTGCAGAGAACATGGAGTGGATGGGCTATCTTTGCCCGAACAAGGAGGGCCTGAAGAAGGTGAGCGAGGACTTCCTGAAGAATCCTGCCGTGAGTATTCCAGATGCAATCAAGGCGAAGAGCGAAGTGATTGAGGAGCTTGGCGCGGATCTCGCGAAGTACACGAAGGTGTGGGACGAGATCAAGGCGGCGAAGTAG
- a CDS encoding YqjF family protein — MPIALPDLTQRLAAREHPGRSPVMYQSWTHLLFLHWKWDPAEIQKTLPPGLTVDTHDGSAWLGIVPFFMRNIRPRFLPTAPWISNFLELNVRTYVHDENGRPGVWFYSLDCNQPLAVWTARTFFHLPYQHARMTAPITQPSSVAYSKHRRGAPQASEFHYHLETEGREPTIAEPGTLEFFLLERYYLFASTPRGIRSGQVHHKPYPMVPVRVDKWDTRVLALNGFKEPEREPDHIAGSPGVDVLIFPLT; from the coding sequence ATGCCCATCGCCCTCCCGGACCTCACCCAGCGTCTCGCGGCCCGCGAGCACCCGGGGCGTTCACCGGTGATGTACCAGAGCTGGACGCACCTGCTCTTCCTGCATTGGAAGTGGGACCCGGCGGAGATTCAGAAAACGCTGCCTCCCGGACTCACCGTGGATACGCATGATGGCAGCGCCTGGCTCGGCATCGTGCCCTTCTTCATGCGAAATATCCGCCCGCGCTTCCTGCCAACCGCGCCCTGGATCAGCAACTTTCTTGAGCTGAACGTGCGCACCTATGTGCATGACGAAAACGGCAGACCTGGCGTGTGGTTCTACTCGCTGGACTGCAATCAGCCGCTCGCCGTGTGGACAGCACGGACCTTCTTCCATCTGCCATACCAGCACGCGCGCATGACCGCGCCCATCACGCAGCCTTCATCCGTGGCCTACAGCAAACACCGACGCGGCGCACCGCAGGCTTCGGAATTTCACTACCACCTGGAAACCGAAGGCCGCGAACCCACCATCGCCGAGCCCGGCACCTTGGAGTTCTTCCTGCTGGAGCGCTATTATCTCTTCGCCTCCACCCCACGCGGCATCCGCTCCGGCCAGGTGCATCACAAGCCCTACCCCATGGTGCCCGTGCGCGTGGACAAGTGGGACACGCGTGTGCTGGCGCTGAATGGCTTCAAAGAACCAGAGCGCGAGCCGGATCACATCGCCGGCTCACCGGGAGTGGATGTGCTGATATTTCCGCTCACGTGA
- the nadA gene encoding quinolinate synthase NadA: MVAVAAPSLVDEILRLKKERNAVILAHNYQSREIQELADFVGDSLGLSYKAKETDADVIAFCGVHFMAETAKIVNPNKIVVLPDANAGCSLEQSCPAPQLEQFLKVNADKNYYVIAYINCSGGVKALSDCICTSGNAVKIVEAAPKDRPILFVPDQNLGSWVMEQTGRKMDLWKGACYVHVEFTRDSINGIKEEYPDAKVVAHPECTYAVRMLADEVCSTEKMVHYCRDNPAKSFIIVTESGMLHRLRREVPDKTFIEGPTGHCRCADCRYMKMNTLQKLHDCLKDLRPQVTMPEDVRKKAEKPILRMLELSK, translated from the coding sequence ATGGTTGCCGTAGCCGCCCCCAGTCTGGTTGATGAAATCCTTCGCCTGAAGAAGGAGAGAAACGCTGTCATTCTCGCGCACAACTATCAGTCGCGTGAGATTCAAGAACTCGCCGACTTCGTGGGAGACTCCCTTGGCCTCTCGTACAAGGCGAAGGAAACGGATGCGGACGTCATTGCCTTCTGCGGCGTGCATTTCATGGCCGAGACCGCGAAGATCGTGAACCCGAACAAGATCGTGGTTCTTCCGGATGCAAACGCCGGCTGCTCGCTGGAGCAGAGCTGCCCCGCCCCACAGTTGGAGCAGTTCCTGAAGGTGAACGCGGACAAGAATTATTACGTCATCGCTTATATCAACTGCAGCGGTGGCGTGAAGGCACTGAGCGATTGCATCTGCACCAGCGGCAACGCGGTGAAGATTGTGGAAGCCGCGCCCAAGGATCGCCCCATCCTTTTCGTGCCGGATCAGAACCTTGGCTCGTGGGTCATGGAGCAGACCGGCCGCAAGATGGACTTGTGGAAGGGCGCCTGCTACGTGCACGTGGAGTTCACTCGCGACAGCATCAATGGCATCAAGGAAGAATACCCTGACGCCAAGGTCGTCGCCCACCCCGAGTGCACCTACGCCGTGCGCATGCTGGCCGATGAAGTGTGCAGCACGGAGAAGATGGTGCACTACTGCCGCGACAATCCCGCGAAGAGCTTCATCATCGTGACGGAGAGCGGCATGCTCCACCGCCTGCGCCGTGAAGTGCCGGACAAGACCTTCATCGAAGGCCCCACCGGCCACTGCCGCTGCGCCGACTGCCGCTACATGAAGATGAACACCCTTCAGAAGCTGCACGACTGCCTCAAGGACCTGCGCCCGCAGGTGACTATGCCCGAAGATGTGCGCAAAAAGGCTGAGAAGCCGATTCTGCGGATGCTGGAGCTGAGTAAGTAA
- a CDS encoding bactofilin family protein, with amino-acid sequence MNPVPSAVFPAMLDSHPVAGETKTAATPTADGEQAQLPAALMPSENVVNEDIPLGLGHMMGFKEEEEGPKPSKNPVRPKSNLPPRPTEPASTAQPPLSAGTFQKMKEQGYYRQQYFKDVECFDCRNKFKTGRSARSTNCPACGSLICLEDVDINVPSTTAIRTRGDVLIRKNGNVNTSEVRCRDLKVHGQICAEIECSGDLTMRTMGIVIGEIHCHQFVVERGSEIKFLNTIYAENVDIQARIEGNIECSGRVTIGAQGCVQGDVTARSVSIEPGGQLNGAMNILRTTTAKPAQKPLKSDTGGTGSGGGTSASTGDLRLPPAFAAIFKNNPGNNAGNSSSNSNSQPGNPE; translated from the coding sequence ATGAACCCCGTCCCCAGCGCGGTTTTCCCCGCAATGCTGGACTCCCACCCCGTCGCGGGTGAGACGAAGACGGCGGCCACCCCCACAGCCGATGGTGAACAGGCGCAGCTTCCTGCTGCCCTGATGCCATCGGAAAACGTTGTAAATGAGGACATTCCACTCGGCCTTGGCCATATGATGGGCTTCAAGGAGGAGGAAGAAGGTCCCAAGCCGTCCAAGAACCCCGTCCGTCCGAAGTCGAATCTGCCACCCCGACCGACCGAACCTGCCTCCACAGCCCAGCCCCCCCTCTCTGCTGGTACCTTCCAGAAGATGAAGGAGCAGGGCTACTACCGGCAGCAGTACTTCAAGGATGTGGAGTGTTTCGACTGCCGGAATAAGTTCAAGACCGGCCGCTCGGCCCGGTCTACCAATTGCCCTGCCTGCGGCAGCCTCATCTGCCTGGAGGACGTGGACATCAATGTCCCTTCCACCACCGCCATCCGCACCCGCGGAGACGTGCTCATCCGCAAGAATGGGAATGTGAACACCAGCGAGGTGCGCTGCCGCGACCTGAAGGTGCACGGCCAGATCTGTGCGGAAATCGAGTGCTCCGGAGACCTGACCATGCGCACCATGGGCATCGTCATCGGCGAGATCCATTGCCACCAGTTCGTGGTGGAGCGCGGGAGCGAAATCAAATTCCTCAACACCATCTATGCGGAGAATGTGGATATCCAGGCCCGCATTGAGGGGAATATCGAGTGCTCCGGCCGTGTGACCATTGGCGCTCAAGGATGTGTGCAAGGAGACGTGACCGCCCGCTCTGTATCCATCGAACCCGGCGGCCAGCTCAACGGGGCCATGAACATCCTGCGGACCACCACGGCCAAGCCTGCCCAGAAGCCTCTGAAGTCTGACACGGGCGGGACCGGCAGCGGTGGCGGCACCAGCGCCAGCACCGGTGACCTCAGGCTCCCGCCTGCCTTTGCGGCCATCTTCAAGAACAACCCGGGAAACAACGCTGGCAACAGCAGCAGCAACTCAAACAGCCAGCCCGGCAACCCGGAGTGA
- a CDS encoding bactofilin family protein, translating into MTTSKNVLANDVEIKGSIKFSHDLIIDGKIEGEVQSDGALTVGENALIKGEIKTRAVTLFGKVEGNITVQERCELKSNAVLVGDVTASTLAIEEGATFLGRSQVGKAAASGGQKPGGNPQGGNRPQS; encoded by the coding sequence ATGACCACGAGTAAGAACGTGCTTGCCAACGACGTCGAAATCAAAGGTTCCATCAAGTTTTCGCATGACCTGATCATCGATGGCAAGATTGAGGGCGAAGTTCAGTCCGATGGAGCTCTCACGGTGGGTGAGAACGCGCTGATCAAGGGCGAAATCAAAACGCGTGCAGTCACCCTGTTTGGCAAGGTCGAAGGCAACATCACTGTGCAGGAACGCTGCGAGCTGAAGAGCAACGCGGTCCTTGTCGGCGATGTCACGGCCAGCACCCTTGCCATTGAAGAAGGTGCCACTTTCCTCGGCCGCTCCCAAGTGGGCAAGGCTGCAGCGAGTGGCGGTCAGAAGCCTGGCGGTAACCCCCAGGGAGGCAACCGCCCCCAATCCTAA
- a CDS encoding dihydrolipoyl dehydrogenase family protein: MSTEHYDFAILGGGSAGYAAARTAHGQGMNTVVIDGAEELGGLCILRGCMPSKTLIESANRAITIRNAAEFGLSAKAGPVDTKAIRDRKRRLIGEFADYRQQQLQDGRFKLIRGYGTLEDAGEDKVRIAIQLHEGGTQSITASYVLIATGSVINCPDIAGLHEAKPWNSDTILDHDTIPESFIVLGGGAIALEMAHYLDGIGRKVTVLQRNTQLLTGLDKDVADVVYDAFEKRGIEMYCGTSLQKVVREDGKVRATFKKAGEEITVEAAEVLCALGRSPNTKNIGLDNLKIAHEDNGLIAIKPTQQTTHPRVFAAGDVCGPLEVVHLAVQQGEVAAKNAALQWRQKAPAHTMDYRCILFGVFTHPQVAAVGLNELEAKKKNVVYLVSSYPFNDHGKSMVMGETDGFVKMLADPKDGAILGASVVGPEATELIHEIAVAMHLGATVAQLAKAPHYHPTLSEIWTYPAEDLEEQIAANS, from the coding sequence ATGAGTACTGAGCACTATGACTTTGCCATCCTTGGGGGTGGCAGCGCGGGCTATGCCGCTGCCCGCACCGCCCACGGACAGGGCATGAATACGGTCGTTATCGATGGCGCGGAGGAGCTTGGCGGCTTATGCATCCTGCGGGGCTGCATGCCCAGCAAGACGCTTATCGAGTCCGCCAACCGCGCCATCACCATCCGGAACGCCGCTGAATTCGGCCTCTCCGCGAAGGCCGGCCCCGTGGACACCAAGGCCATCCGCGACAGGAAGCGCAGGCTCATCGGAGAGTTCGCGGACTACCGCCAGCAGCAGCTGCAGGACGGCCGCTTCAAGCTCATCCGCGGATACGGAACACTCGAGGACGCTGGAGAGGACAAGGTGCGCATTGCCATCCAGCTCCATGAGGGTGGGACGCAATCCATCACAGCCTCCTATGTCCTGATTGCCACGGGATCCGTCATCAACTGCCCGGATATCGCGGGTCTTCACGAGGCAAAACCGTGGAATAGCGATACCATCCTGGATCATGATACCATCCCGGAGTCCTTCATCGTGCTCGGTGGCGGCGCCATCGCACTGGAGATGGCGCACTACCTCGACGGCATCGGCCGCAAGGTCACCGTACTCCAGCGCAACACCCAGCTACTCACCGGCCTGGACAAGGACGTGGCGGATGTAGTTTACGACGCCTTCGAGAAACGCGGCATTGAGATGTACTGCGGCACCTCCCTGCAAAAGGTGGTTCGCGAGGATGGCAAAGTACGCGCCACGTTCAAAAAGGCGGGCGAGGAAATCACCGTGGAAGCTGCTGAGGTCTTATGCGCTCTGGGCCGGTCCCCGAACACAAAAAATATCGGATTGGATAACCTCAAGATAGCGCATGAAGATAACGGATTGATAGCAATCAAACCGACTCAGCAGACTACTCATCCGAGGGTGTTTGCGGCGGGTGATGTGTGCGGTCCGCTGGAGGTGGTTCATCTCGCTGTGCAACAGGGTGAGGTCGCCGCGAAAAACGCCGCATTGCAATGGCGGCAAAAGGCACCCGCTCACACCATGGACTACCGGTGCATCCTGTTTGGCGTCTTCACCCACCCACAAGTCGCCGCGGTGGGCCTCAACGAGTTGGAGGCGAAGAAGAAAAACGTGGTGTATCTTGTTTCATCATACCCTTTCAACGACCATGGAAAGTCCATGGTGATGGGTGAAACGGACGGCTTTGTGAAGATGCTTGCCGACCCAAAAGATGGAGCAATTCTGGGCGCATCTGTGGTGGGTCCAGAAGCTACGGAATTGATACACGAAATCGCCGTCGCCATGCACCTTGGCGCGACAGTTGCTCAGCTTGCAAAGGCCCCGCATTATCATCCCACGCTTAGTGAGATCTGGACGTATCCCGCGGAGGATTTGGAAGAGCAGATTGCTGCAAATTCGTAA
- a CDS encoding sigma-70 family RNA polymerase sigma factor yields the protein MKEEDSAPSSDLHRPLVPLLMRHERQIFAYIYTLVPHRHDAEDILQETCLTIYDKFHEFTVGTDFMAWAMRIAWWKVRAARQKYARSKVVFNDEVMEAISHTAVTMAEETSPMQVALSQCLQKLNDRDRRMVLTRYEHGSGVERAALVSGRSLQAAYKALMRIKQVLHDCVLNTMTREEAA from the coding sequence ATGAAAGAGGAGGACTCCGCGCCATCATCGGATTTGCACCGTCCCCTCGTGCCGCTGCTGATGCGTCACGAGCGGCAGATCTTTGCGTACATTTACACGCTGGTGCCGCACCGGCATGATGCGGAGGACATTCTGCAGGAGACCTGCCTCACCATTTACGACAAGTTTCATGAGTTCACGGTGGGCACGGATTTCATGGCGTGGGCCATGCGCATCGCCTGGTGGAAGGTGCGCGCCGCGAGGCAGAAGTATGCGAGGTCCAAGGTGGTCTTCAATGACGAGGTCATGGAGGCCATCTCTCACACGGCGGTGACCATGGCGGAGGAGACGAGTCCCATGCAGGTGGCTCTTTCGCAGTGCCTGCAGAAGCTCAATGACCGCGACCGCCGGATGGTGCTCACACGCTACGAGCACGGCAGCGGTGTGGAGCGTGCGGCGCTGGTGAGTGGCCGCTCACTACAGGCGGCGTACAAGGCGCTCATGCGCATCAAGCAGGTGCTGCATGATTGTGTGCTGAACACGATGACACGTGAGGAGGCGGCATGA
- a CDS encoding LamG-like jellyroll fold domain-containing protein, whose amino-acid sequence MSDAELLQLQSWMHDLEEGRLEQAEMDKLQELLLRSEEARRFYVQRMSLGSALCKLADEAQEAELQHESEQQDDIITASAELRRPWPLSAKLAMAASLIACAVALVLAMRPDRSLSASGTATVAETSNAGCAVLVDAAGAEWAEGTHAWQVGMSVPAGKLQLKSGLIRLEFYSGASVTLEGQSELEIVSVKEAKCAQGQMRVHVPPHARGFKLTTPDAEVVDLGTEFGLKVSEAGKAEVHVFDGEVEVLPNQAIAKLSVKQGAGWDAANGVASSPASASASFVDLTALRAQTRSADEQRLTAWREGMSVFLKDPRLLVGYTFEPANEWERRVENKHPGAQEYSHGSIVGARWVPGRWQGKKALQFKSPGDRVRLTVPGKYDAITLAAWVQVDGIDRRFNSLFLTDTWEPGNPHWQFVQAGSFALGIREAKGSKSLQHIAYSPEMFGPDTLGVWYHVATTFDMRTGLGRNFVNGKVVTEYKSPDVHPDEKIIIGTGELGNWGLPEGSKPRTEVRTFNGRMDEFLLFGGALQPEEVARLYEVGRP is encoded by the coding sequence ATGAGTGACGCCGAACTGTTGCAACTCCAGTCGTGGATGCACGACCTGGAGGAGGGGCGGCTGGAGCAGGCGGAAATGGATAAGCTCCAGGAGCTGCTCCTGCGCAGTGAGGAAGCACGTCGTTTTTATGTGCAGCGCATGAGCCTCGGCTCGGCCCTGTGCAAGCTGGCGGATGAGGCGCAAGAGGCCGAGCTGCAACATGAGTCTGAGCAGCAGGATGACATCATCACGGCGAGTGCGGAATTGCGCCGACCGTGGCCGCTCTCGGCGAAGCTCGCCATGGCCGCCTCCCTGATTGCCTGTGCGGTGGCGCTGGTGCTGGCCATGCGTCCGGACCGGAGCCTGTCCGCGAGTGGCACTGCGACCGTGGCTGAGACGAGCAATGCGGGATGTGCCGTGCTGGTGGATGCCGCCGGCGCGGAGTGGGCGGAGGGTACCCATGCATGGCAGGTGGGCATGTCCGTGCCTGCGGGCAAGCTCCAGCTCAAGAGCGGGCTCATCCGCCTGGAGTTCTACAGTGGTGCCTCGGTGACGCTGGAAGGGCAGAGCGAGCTGGAGATTGTCTCCGTGAAGGAGGCGAAGTGCGCCCAGGGTCAGATGCGCGTACATGTGCCACCGCATGCGCGTGGGTTCAAGCTCACCACCCCTGATGCAGAGGTGGTGGATCTGGGTACGGAGTTTGGCCTGAAGGTGAGCGAGGCTGGCAAGGCCGAGGTGCATGTCTTCGATGGCGAGGTGGAGGTGCTGCCGAATCAAGCGATTGCGAAGCTCAGTGTGAAGCAGGGCGCGGGTTGGGATGCGGCGAATGGCGTGGCCAGCAGCCCTGCATCCGCGTCGGCGTCCTTTGTGGATCTCACCGCTCTTCGCGCGCAGACGCGCAGTGCGGATGAGCAGCGGCTCACCGCATGGCGTGAAGGGATGAGCGTCTTCCTCAAGGATCCGCGCCTGCTGGTGGGCTACACCTTTGAGCCGGCGAATGAGTGGGAGCGTCGTGTGGAGAACAAGCACCCCGGCGCACAGGAGTACAGTCACGGCAGCATCGTGGGCGCCCGCTGGGTGCCAGGACGCTGGCAGGGGAAGAAGGCTCTGCAGTTCAAGAGTCCAGGCGACCGCGTGCGTCTCACCGTGCCGGGCAAGTATGATGCCATCACGCTCGCTGCATGGGTGCAGGTGGATGGCATTGATCGCCGTTTCAACAGCCTCTTCCTTACGGATACTTGGGAGCCCGGAAATCCCCACTGGCAGTTTGTGCAGGCTGGTTCTTTCGCGCTGGGGATTCGCGAGGCGAAGGGCTCAAAGAGTCTCCAGCATATCGCCTACTCCCCGGAGATGTTCGGACCGGATACGCTGGGTGTCTGGTACCATGTGGCCACCACATTTGACATGCGCACCGGTTTGGGGCGGAACTTTGTGAATGGGAAAGTGGTGACGGAATACAAATCACCGGATGTGCATCCGGATGAGAAGATCATCATTGGCACTGGTGAGTTGGGCAACTGGGGACTGCCAGAGGGGAGCAAGCCACGTACGGAAGTGCGTACGTTCAATGGCAGGATGGATGAATTTTTGCTCTTTGGCGGTGCTCTGCAGCCGGAAGAGGTGGCTCGCCTGTACGAGGTGGGGAGGCCGTGA